In Nicotiana tabacum cultivar K326 chromosome 19, ASM71507v2, whole genome shotgun sequence, one DNA window encodes the following:
- the LOC107797279 gene encoding putative magnesium transporter NIPA4, whose amino-acid sequence MASEVVGSTSQSWKDVYKGMSSDNIKGLVLALSSSIFIGASFIVKKKGLKKAGASGVRAGVGGYSYLFEPLWWVGMITMIVGEVANFAAYAFAPAILVTPLGALSIIISAVLARIILREKLHTFGILGCALCVVGSITIVLHAPQEREIESVTEVWDLATEPAFLFYAALVVTTSLVLIFHYLPQYGQTHIMFYIGVCSLVGSLSVMSVKAIGIALKLTLSGMNQLIYPQTWAFTMIVIVCILTQMNYLNKALDTFNTAVVSPIYYVMFTSLTILASVIMFKDWDRQNPTQIVTEMCGFVTILSGTFLLHKTKDMVDGPPTLPVRLPKHADDEDGFGQEGIPLKRQESLRS is encoded by the exons ATGGCGTCAGAGGTAGTGGGTAGTACTAGTCAGAGCTGGAAAGATGTGTACAAGGGCATGTCCTCTGATAATATTAAAGGATTGGTACTTGCATTGTCTTCAAGCATCTTCATTGGTGCTAGCTTCATCGTTAAGAAAAAGGGGTTAAAGAAAGCTGGTGCTTCTGGCGTCAGGGCTG GAGTTGGAGGATACTCGTATCTATTTGAGCCACTTTGGTGGGTGGGCATGATAACAA TGATTGTTGGAGAGGTTGCTAATTTTGCAGCTTATGCATTTGCTCCTGCCATTCTGGTGACTCCTCTTGGTGCTCTGAGTATTATTATAAG TGCCGTCCTTGCACGCATTATTTTGCGAGAGAAGCTACATACATTTGGAATTTTAGGTTGTGCTTTATGTGTTGTGGGTTCCATCACAATTGTGTTGCATGCTCCACAAGAACGTGAGATTGAATCTGTGACAGAAGTGTGGGATCTTGCTACTGAGCCAG CATTTCTCTTCTATGCTGCTTTGGTGGTAACGACTTCCCTAGTTCTAATATTTCACTATCTTCCGCAATATGGGCAGACACACATTATGTTCTATATTGGAGTTTGCTCGCTAGTAGGTTCTTTATCG GTTATGAGTGTCAAAGCTATTGGCATTGCTTTGAAGTTGACATTATCAGGAATGAATCAGTTAATATACCCACAAACTTGGGCATTTACTATGATTGTCATTGTTTGTATTCTCACCCAAATGAATTACTTAAATAAG GCCCTTGACACATTCAATACAGCTGTTGTGTCCCCGATATACTATGTCATGTTCACTTCTTTAACTATTTTGGCCAGTGTCATCATGTTCAAG GACTGGGATAGGCAGAATCCAACACAAATTGTAACAGAAATGTGCGGGTTTGTGACTATTCTTTCCGGGacttttcttcttcacaaaaccAAAGACATGGTTGATG GTCCCCCAACGCTACCTGTGCGGCTCCCCAAGCACGCCGATGATGAGGATGGTTTTGGACAAGAAGGTATTCCTTTGAAGCGGCAAGAATCTTTGAGATCATAA